The Nicotiana tabacum cultivar K326 chromosome 14, ASM71507v2, whole genome shotgun sequence genome contains a region encoding:
- the LOC107766149 gene encoding probable inorganic phosphate transporter 1-3 (The RefSeq protein has 1 substitution compared to this genomic sequence) — translation MSADNNLQVLNALDVAKTQLYHFTTIVIAGMGFFTDAYDLFSISLVTKLLGRLYYTKPELLKPGTLPPTVSASVTGVALVGTLAGQLFFGWLGDKMGRKTVYGMTLIIMVLCSVASGLSFGSTPKGVMATLCFFRFWLGFGIGGDYPLSATIMSEYANKKTRGAFIAAVFAMQGFGILFSGIIALIVSAGFDHAYNVPSFQENPALSTVPQADYIWRIILMFGALPAGLTYYWRMKMPETARYTALVAKDAKRAAQDMGRVLQVEIDPEDAKIEQMSRDKTNKFGLFSWEFVRRHGLHLFGTTSTWFLLDIAFYSQNLFQKDVFSAIGWIPPAKTMNAVQEVYKIARAQTLIALLSTVPGYWFTVAFIDIVGRFAIQLMGFFFMTVFMFAIAIPYDHWTKKDNHIGFVAMYALTFFFANFGPNATTFVVPAEIFPARLRSTCHGISAAAGKAGAIVGAYGFLYAAQSKDPTKTDAGYPAGIGIKNSLIALGAINALGMVCTFCVPESKGKSLEEASQETITEE, via the coding sequence ATGTCTGCAGATAACAATCTACAAGTGCTTAATGCACTTGATGTGGCCAAGACTCAACTCTACCATTTCACCACAATTGTTATTGCTGGAATGGGATTTTTCACTGATGCCTATGATCTCTTCAGCATTTCACTTGTAACCAAATTACTTGGGCGTTTATACTACACCAAGCCAGAGTTATTGAAGCCCGGAACACTCCCTCCGACCGTCTCAGCGTCGGTCACAGGTGTTGCCCTTGTCGGCACCCTCGCCGGCCAGCTTTTCTTCGGCTGGCTCGGTGACAAGATGGGCCGAAAAACGGTCTATGGTATGACTTTGATTATCATGGTTTTGTGTTCCGTTGCATCAGGGCTCTCCTTTGGGAGTACTCCTAAGGGTGTTATGGCCACTCTCTGTTTCTTCAGGTTTTGGCTTGGATTTGGCATCGGTGGCGATTACCCTTTATCAGCCACGATTATGTCCGAATACGCAAACAAGAAAACCCGTGGCGCCTTCATTGCTGCTGTCTTCGCTATGCAAGGTTTTGGAATTTTGTTCAGCGGGATAATTGCACTTATTGTGTCAGCTGGATTTGATCATGCTTATAACGTCCCAAGTTTCCAAGAAAATCCAGCTCTTTCTACTGTGCCACAAGCCGACTACATTTGGCGTATAATTCTCATGTTCGGAGCATTACCAGCTGGCCTCACTTACTACTGGCGCATGAAGATGCCCGAAACAGCCCGATACACAGCTCTCGTGGCGAAAGACGCAAAAAGAGCCGCACAGGACATGGGGAGGGTGCTACAAGTTGAAATTGATCCCGAGGATGCAAAAATCGAACAAATGTCTAGGGACGAAACCAATAAATTTGGTCTATTTTCATGGGAATTCGTTCGTCGCCACGGGCTGCACCTATTCGGCACAACTTCCACATGGTTCTTGTTGGACATTGCTTTCTATAGCCAGAATCTTTTCCAGAAAGATGTGTTCAGTGCAATTGGATGGATTCCACCAGCCAAAACCATGAATGCTGTTCAAGAAGTTTACAAGATTGCAAGAGCACAAACCTTGATTGCACTACTTAGTACAGTGCCAGGGTACTGGTTCACCGTGGCGTTCATCGATATCGTTGGAAGGTTCGCGATCCAATTGATGGGATTCTTCTTCATGACTGTATTCATGTTTGCCATTGCCATTCCCTACGATCATTGGACAAAGAAGGACAACCATATCGGGTTCGTTGCAATGTACGCCCTCACATTCTTCTTCGCGAACTTTGGGCCAAACGCAACCACATTCGTGGTCCCGGCTGAGATTTTCCCGGCCAGACTTCGATCAACATGTCATGGTATTTCTGCAGCTGCAGGTAAAGCCGGAGCTATAGTAGGAGCGTACGGATTCCTGTACGCTGCACAAAGCAAAGATCCAACGAAAACCGATGCAGGATACCCGGCGGGTATCGGCATAAAGAACTCGCTCATTGCCCTAGGGGCCATCAATGCTCTGGGAATGGTTTGTACCTTCTGTGTGCCAGAGTCCAAAGGAAAATCCCTGGAGGAAGCATCACAGGAAACTATAACTGAAGAATGA